One window of Paenibacillus albicereus genomic DNA carries:
- a CDS encoding response regulator encodes MHKVMLVDDEGYARQGLKTMIDWKGCGYEVCGEAEDGEEALRLIGELSPDLVITDIRMPEVSGLELIRSVREQGNERVKFIIVSGYGDFAYAQQAIKFGVRDFILKPVDDVEVTDALRELAGQIEKDAREAGAAVPPIRSALDKLLRGEPPRDAGTAYARLLGVPERAPCGYLLVEAHPSPDAVKAGADNAEAEADAQGEDRLAEAISAAAAALGLKHDPSCVDRSAPGLYGFPVHPDPAAGAALEGLAERLAVRLGARLGRLFTVYAGCPAESPSGLRASRQEALEAMQYRFAYPERRALCRSALNGEELRRMELEPSEHAALNERLEDGDPLRRQEAVRRLFERFREQRFAPDAVHHALSRFAFSAIAAIRSLGGDEKELRSLEPLLAWREEPVSPDGLRERFAAFAEESQELASRLRSRSAKGDIARIKQYIDSRFHEDISLKSIAARFYLNPVYLGQLFKKSYGVYFNDYLLQLRIQQAKLLLRRTDKRVYEIARSVGFDNPDYFICKFEKVEGKSPTSYRNELKTSS; translated from the coding sequence ATGCACAAGGTCATGCTCGTCGACGACGAAGGGTACGCGCGGCAAGGACTGAAGACGATGATCGACTGGAAAGGCTGCGGCTACGAGGTATGCGGCGAGGCGGAGGACGGCGAGGAGGCGCTGCGCCTGATCGGCGAGCTGTCGCCGGATCTGGTCATCACCGATATCCGCATGCCGGAGGTGAGCGGGCTGGAGCTGATCCGATCCGTGCGCGAGCAGGGCAACGAGCGCGTCAAGTTCATCATCGTCAGCGGCTACGGGGATTTCGCCTACGCGCAGCAGGCGATCAAGTTCGGCGTCCGCGACTTCATCCTGAAGCCGGTCGACGACGTGGAGGTGACGGACGCGCTGCGGGAGCTGGCCGGGCAGATCGAGAAGGATGCGCGCGAGGCCGGAGCGGCCGTCCCGCCGATCCGCTCGGCGCTCGACAAGCTGCTGCGCGGCGAGCCGCCTCGGGACGCAGGGACGGCATACGCCCGCCTGCTCGGCGTGCCGGAGCGCGCCCCGTGCGGCTATCTGCTCGTCGAGGCGCACCCGTCCCCGGACGCAGTCAAGGCCGGCGCCGACAATGCCGAGGCGGAGGCGGACGCTCAAGGGGAGGACCGCCTCGCCGAGGCGATCTCCGCCGCTGCGGCCGCGCTCGGGCTGAAGCATGACCCGAGCTGCGTCGACCGGTCCGCGCCGGGCTTGTACGGCTTCCCCGTGCATCCCGATCCAGCCGCCGGAGCGGCGCTCGAAGGGCTGGCGGAGCGGCTGGCGGTCCGTCTCGGCGCCCGGCTGGGCCGGCTGTTCACCGTCTATGCGGGCTGTCCGGCCGAGTCGCCGTCCGGGCTGCGCGCCTCCCGGCAGGAGGCGCTGGAGGCGATGCAGTACCGGTTCGCCTACCCGGAGCGGCGCGCGTTATGCCGAAGCGCCTTGAACGGGGAGGAGCTGAGGCGGATGGAGCTGGAGCCGTCCGAGCATGCCGCTCTGAACGAGCGGCTTGAAGACGGCGATCCGCTCCGCCGGCAGGAAGCGGTGCGCCGCCTCTTCGAGCGGTTCCGGGAGCAGCGCTTCGCCCCGGATGCGGTCCATCACGCGCTCAGCCGCTTCGCGTTCAGCGCGATCGCCGCGATCCGCTCGCTCGGCGGCGACGAGAAGGAGCTGCGCTCGCTCGAGCCGCTGCTCGCCTGGCGCGAGGAGCCGGTCTCGCCGGACGGCCTGCGGGAGCGGTTCGCGGCCTTCGCCGAAGAGAGCCAGGAGCTGGCGAGCCGGCTGCGGAGCCGCAGCGCCAAGGGAGACATCGCTCGCATCAAGCAGTACATCGACAGCCGTTTTCACGAGGACATCAGCCTGAAGAGCATCGCGGCCCGCTTCTACCTCAATCCGGTCTATCTGGGGCAGCTGTTCAAGAAGAGCTACGGCGTCTACTTCAACGATTACCTGCTCCAGCTGCGCATCCAGCAGGCGAAGCTGCTGCTGCGGCGGACCGACAAGCGGGTGTACGAGATCGCCCGCTCCGTCGGCTTCGACAACCCGGACTACTTCATCTGCAAGTTCGAGAAAGTCGAGGGCAAGTCGCCGACCTCCTACCGCAACGAGCTGAAGACGAGTTCATGA
- a CDS encoding sensor histidine kinase: MRFSLNHVRLRKKMLIVYVVCVLVPIVLTNIVFYQVTTHNVRQQKLSDISAAMDQVRRDFLDQMDVAAGISSIFYTDARFNEAIERSYATSSDYVDAYYADIYPTMYRYSPIYKAIRDVAVYSANPTIVGGGGIRPITEEVEAASWYQALALGGGGGTPIVVRSVSQTSHGPETVFSFVRRLDYFGEKHGRYPILKIDIGYGAISALLRNATLQGDVYLVGGDGRILTAAGSAERQQELAAFRPEALAADAISVRKPIDNVDYLRGWSIEGAFPEHRVLQDVYKSRNLVVYLALPNVIVPTLVILWFTRSLSSRLARILHQMKRVRNHSFEPVAPPDYRDEIGQLTREFNRMTLQIKSLIDDVYLADILRKDLEIKRNQAQLHALQSQINPHFLFNALETIRMRSLIKKEEETAKIIHNMAKIFRRSLSWDRDWMTVREELELIHCFLEIQKYRFGDKLDYAVEADDEALEWLVPKMSVLPFVENASIHGIEKSKRGGSIRLLFRVEGSALVAEVADDGAGMEAEELEAIRGSLERDEPFGDHVGIQNVYRRLRLYYGERFELRMDSVRRKGTSVRIRLPRRGEEGPSDEPGGNS, translated from the coding sequence ATGCGATTCAGCTTGAACCACGTCCGGCTCCGCAAGAAGATGCTCATCGTCTACGTCGTCTGCGTGCTCGTTCCGATCGTGCTGACGAACATCGTCTTTTATCAGGTGACGACCCACAACGTCCGCCAGCAGAAGCTGAGCGACATCTCGGCGGCCATGGACCAGGTCCGGCGCGACTTCCTCGACCAGATGGATGTCGCGGCCGGAATTTCGTCTATTTTCTATACCGACGCCAGGTTCAACGAGGCGATCGAGCGGTCCTATGCGACCTCCTCCGACTATGTGGACGCCTACTATGCGGACATCTATCCGACGATGTACCGCTATTCGCCGATCTACAAGGCGATCCGCGACGTCGCCGTCTACAGCGCCAATCCGACGATCGTCGGCGGCGGCGGCATTCGGCCGATCACCGAGGAGGTGGAGGCCGCCTCCTGGTACCAGGCGCTCGCGCTCGGAGGAGGGGGCGGCACGCCGATCGTCGTCCGCAGCGTCAGCCAGACGTCCCACGGACCGGAGACGGTGTTCAGCTTCGTGCGCCGCCTCGACTATTTCGGCGAGAAGCACGGCCGCTATCCGATCCTCAAGATCGACATCGGCTACGGCGCCATCAGCGCGCTGCTGCGCAATGCGACGCTCCAGGGGGACGTCTATCTCGTCGGAGGAGACGGCCGGATCCTGACGGCGGCGGGCAGCGCGGAGCGGCAGCAGGAGCTCGCGGCATTTCGCCCCGAAGCGCTCGCCGCAGACGCGATCTCGGTGCGCAAGCCGATCGACAACGTCGACTATTTGCGCGGCTGGAGCATCGAAGGCGCCTTCCCCGAGCACCGGGTGCTGCAGGACGTGTACAAGTCCCGCAACCTGGTCGTCTATCTCGCCCTGCCGAACGTCATCGTGCCCACGCTCGTCATCCTCTGGTTCACCCGCTCGCTCAGCTCGCGGCTCGCCCGCATCCTGCACCAGATGAAGAGGGTGCGCAACCATTCGTTCGAGCCGGTCGCTCCGCCCGACTACCGCGACGAGATCGGGCAGCTTACCCGCGAGTTCAACCGCATGACGCTGCAGATCAAGAGCCTGATCGACGACGTCTACCTGGCCGACATCCTGCGCAAGGATCTGGAGATCAAGCGCAACCAGGCGCAGCTGCACGCCTTGCAGAGCCAGATCAATCCGCATTTCCTGTTCAACGCGCTCGAGACGATCCGCATGCGCAGCCTCATCAAGAAGGAGGAGGAGACGGCCAAGATCATCCACAACATGGCCAAGATCTTCCGCCGCTCGCTCTCGTGGGACCGGGACTGGATGACCGTTCGAGAGGAGCTTGAGCTGATCCACTGCTTCCTCGAAATCCAGAAGTACCGGTTCGGCGACAAGCTGGACTATGCCGTCGAGGCGGATGACGAGGCGCTGGAATGGCTCGTGCCGAAGATGTCCGTGCTGCCCTTCGTCGAGAACGCCAGCATCCACGGCATCGAGAAAAGCAAGCGCGGCGGCAGCATCCGGCTGCTGTTCCGCGTCGAGGGCAGCGCGCTCGTCGCCGAGGTCGCGGACGACGGCGCCGGCATGGAAGCGGAGGAGCTGGAGGCGATTCGCGGCAGCCTGGAGCGGGATGAGCCGTTCGGCGACCATGTCGGCATCCAGAATGTCTATCGCCGGCTGCGCCTCTACTACGGCGAGCGCTTCGAGCTGCGGATGGACAGCGTCCGCCGCAAGGGCACGAGCGTGCGCATCCGGCTCCCGCGCCGCGGCGAGGAAGGTCCGTCCGACGAGCCCGGCGGCAACTCCTAA
- a CDS encoding ABC transporter substrate-binding protein: protein MVKTKKSLLVLAVAMATALAGCSGGNGGNAGNAGNSGGSAAPEASANAGSGGEAAAAKEPATFTYFNAGAQVPNIDSNKTKIGKLLEEQTGVNFKLQYPVGDVNTKIGTMIASGDYPDVLSPDTAIDKVLDAKAFIPLNELIEKHGPNLQRVYGPYMNLMKAEDGNIYFLPFSPVVGEYISNPTIEQGAFFIQRRVLKEAGYPKIKTLDEYFDLIETYQANNAGEKLTGFTSLIYDWRTMGIFNPPMHLAGYPNDGDVIVDMASHEAKAYSNTDNTKNWLKKLNEVNSKGIYDESSFVNNYDQYLAKISSGSVLGFFDYGWQVNQALQNIKKTGNDDIDYMPLPIVFDGVEKDQYLDPPSFVNNRGVGITTSAKDPVRIIEFFDNMLKEENQVLIQWGVKGEEYEVDDKGRYYRTPEQIEMLKDNKTQESIGFSYFNYSWPMYGGGSTLSDGNSFNAGRQPEVAQASFTEGDKLILEKYGAKTFSDLFAKPDERPWYPAWSISLEQGSPAQIFTQKSKDLKLKYFSKLVLAKPEQFDGIWEDYLKEFNKLDVKAYEDTMTKEVAAKIAKTQGN from the coding sequence ATGGTCAAGACGAAAAAAAGCTTGCTGGTCCTCGCCGTAGCGATGGCCACGGCGCTGGCGGGCTGCAGCGGCGGCAACGGCGGCAACGCCGGCAACGCGGGCAATAGCGGAGGATCGGCAGCCCCGGAAGCATCGGCGAACGCAGGCTCGGGCGGAGAGGCGGCCGCAGCGAAGGAGCCGGCTACGTTCACGTATTTCAACGCCGGCGCCCAGGTTCCGAACATCGACTCCAACAAAACGAAGATCGGCAAGCTGCTGGAAGAGCAGACCGGCGTCAACTTCAAGCTCCAGTACCCGGTCGGCGACGTCAATACGAAGATCGGCACGATGATCGCGAGCGGCGACTATCCGGACGTCCTCTCCCCGGACACGGCCATCGACAAAGTGCTCGACGCCAAAGCGTTCATCCCGCTGAACGAGCTGATCGAGAAGCATGGCCCGAATCTCCAGCGCGTCTACGGTCCGTACATGAACCTGATGAAGGCCGAGGACGGCAACATCTACTTCCTGCCGTTCAGCCCCGTCGTAGGGGAATACATCTCCAACCCGACTATCGAGCAGGGCGCGTTCTTCATCCAGCGCCGCGTGCTGAAGGAAGCCGGCTATCCGAAGATCAAGACGCTGGACGAATACTTCGACCTGATCGAGACCTACCAGGCGAACAACGCCGGCGAAAAGCTGACCGGCTTCACCTCGCTCATCTACGACTGGCGCACGATGGGCATCTTCAACCCGCCGATGCATCTGGCCGGCTATCCGAACGACGGCGACGTCATCGTCGACATGGCGAGCCACGAGGCAAAAGCGTACTCGAACACCGACAACACGAAAAACTGGCTGAAGAAGCTGAACGAGGTCAACAGCAAAGGGATTTACGACGAGTCCTCGTTCGTCAACAACTATGACCAGTACCTGGCGAAAATCTCCTCCGGCAGCGTGCTCGGCTTCTTCGATTACGGCTGGCAGGTGAACCAGGCGCTGCAGAACATCAAGAAGACGGGCAACGACGACATCGACTACATGCCGCTGCCGATCGTGTTCGACGGCGTCGAGAAGGACCAGTACCTCGACCCGCCGTCCTTCGTCAACAACCGCGGCGTCGGCATCACGACGTCGGCCAAGGATCCGGTGCGCATCATCGAGTTCTTCGACAACATGCTGAAGGAAGAGAACCAGGTGCTGATCCAATGGGGCGTCAAGGGCGAGGAGTACGAGGTGGACGACAAAGGCCGCTACTACCGCACGCCGGAGCAGATCGAGATGCTCAAGGACAACAAGACGCAGGAAAGCATCGGCTTCTCCTACTTCAACTACAGCTGGCCGATGTACGGCGGCGGCTCCACGCTGTCCGACGGCAACTCCTTCAACGCCGGCCGCCAGCCGGAGGTCGCGCAGGCTTCGTTCACCGAGGGCGACAAGCTGATTCTCGAAAAATACGGCGCGAAGACGTTCTCCGACCTGTTCGCGAAGCCGGACGAGCGTCCATGGTATCCGGCTTGGAGCATTTCGCTGGAGCAAGGCTCGCCGGCGCAGATTTTCACGCAGAAGTCCAAGGACCTCAAGCTCAAATACTTCTCCAAGCTCGTGCTGGCGAAGCCGGAGCAGTTCGACGGAATCTGGGAGGATTACCTCAAGGAATTCAACAAGCTCGACGTGAAGGCCTACGAGGATACCATGACCAAGGAAGTCGCCGCGAAGATCGCCAAGACGCAAGGCAACTAA
- a CDS encoding ABC transporter permease, producing MSVPFVIWIFIFKYVPLWGWTIAFQHYRPNLGMLEQEWVGLEQFRFLFSDDSFLRVLRNTLAMAVIKLVLGFFTAIGLAILLNEVRIAFFKRAVQTISYLPHFISWVVAANIISTALSIDGGIVNELLMWLGVIDRPIMWLGVGHYFWGILGASEVWKDVGWNTIVYLAAMTMIDPSQYEAAEIDGASRLQRIQHITLPGLKPVIVILLIMNLGSILETGFEPQYLMGNGMNADYSENLEIFVLKYGISMGNFSLATAAGIFKTVVSFILLFGANSLAKRLGEQRLF from the coding sequence ATGTCGGTGCCGTTCGTCATCTGGATTTTCATCTTCAAGTACGTGCCGCTGTGGGGCTGGACGATCGCCTTCCAGCATTACCGCCCGAACCTCGGCATGCTCGAGCAGGAATGGGTCGGCCTGGAGCAGTTCCGCTTCCTGTTCTCCGACGATTCGTTCCTGCGCGTCCTGCGCAACACGCTTGCGATGGCCGTCATCAAGCTGGTGCTCGGCTTCTTCACCGCCATCGGCCTCGCGATCCTGCTCAACGAGGTGCGCATCGCCTTCTTCAAGCGCGCCGTGCAGACGATCAGCTACCTGCCGCACTTCATCTCCTGGGTCGTGGCGGCCAACATCATCTCGACGGCGCTGTCGATCGACGGCGGCATCGTCAACGAGCTCTTGATGTGGCTCGGCGTCATCGACCGGCCGATCATGTGGCTCGGCGTCGGGCATTACTTCTGGGGCATCCTCGGCGCCTCCGAGGTGTGGAAGGATGTCGGCTGGAACACGATCGTCTATCTCGCGGCGATGACGATGATCGACCCGTCGCAGTACGAGGCGGCCGAGATCGACGGCGCCAGCCGGCTGCAGCGCATCCAGCACATCACGCTGCCGGGCCTCAAGCCGGTCATCGTCATCCTGCTCATCATGAACCTCGGCAGCATCCTCGAGACGGGCTTCGAGCCGCAGTACCTGATGGGCAACGGCATGAACGCCGACTATTCCGAGAACTTGGAAATCTTCGTCCTTAAATACGGCATCTCGATGGGCAACTTCTCGCTCGCGACCGCAGCCGGCATCTTCAAGACGGTCGTCAGCTTCATCCTGCTGTTCGGAGCCAACTCGCTGGCGAAGCGGCTCGGCGAGCAGAGACTGTTCTAA
- a CDS encoding carbohydrate ABC transporter permease yields MAMPSAQRAGAGKKPDKPRKVYKRFQSPGDRLFDLFNFIFLSLLVVVTLYPFLNTLAVSLNDANDSIRGGIYLLPRDFSLDNYKYVFQEATIFHATLISILRTAIGTVVTVFCSAMVAYTISRPEFLLRRFVTVTFILTMYLNGGLIPNYLLMRDLELIGSFWVYIVPGIIGVFNMIVIRSFIEGLPEGIIESARIDGAGEFRTFMQIVIPLALPALATVALFTGVFQWNSWFDVFLYNSEKANLSTLQYELMKMLANSNSNSSMTSASAFANSASGSANFVTPSSIRATMTIVASLPMIIVYPFLQKYFVKGMTVGGVKG; encoded by the coding sequence ATGGCCATGCCATCAGCCCAGCGGGCAGGAGCGGGCAAGAAGCCCGACAAGCCGCGCAAGGTGTACAAACGGTTCCAATCTCCGGGAGACCGCCTGTTCGACCTGTTCAACTTCATCTTCCTGTCGCTGCTCGTCGTCGTCACGCTCTATCCGTTCCTCAACACGCTGGCCGTGTCGCTGAACGATGCCAACGACTCCATCCGCGGCGGCATCTACCTGCTGCCCCGCGACTTCAGCCTCGACAACTACAAGTACGTGTTCCAGGAAGCGACGATCTTCCATGCGACGCTGATCTCCATCCTGCGGACGGCGATCGGCACCGTGGTCACGGTGTTCTGCTCCGCGATGGTCGCGTATACGATCAGCCGGCCGGAGTTCCTGCTGCGGCGCTTCGTGACGGTGACGTTCATCCTCACGATGTACCTCAACGGCGGCCTCATCCCGAACTACCTGCTCATGCGCGACCTGGAGCTGATCGGCAGCTTCTGGGTGTACATCGTGCCGGGCATCATCGGCGTGTTCAACATGATCGTCATCCGGTCCTTCATCGAAGGGCTGCCCGAGGGCATCATCGAGTCGGCGCGCATCGACGGAGCGGGCGAGTTCCGTACGTTCATGCAGATCGTCATCCCGCTGGCGCTGCCGGCGCTCGCCACGGTCGCGCTGTTCACCGGCGTGTTCCAGTGGAACTCGTGGTTCGACGTCTTCCTGTACAACTCCGAAAAGGCCAACCTCAGCACGCTTCAATACGAGCTGATGAAGATGCTGGCCAACTCGAACTCGAACTCGTCGATGACCTCGGCCTCGGCGTTTGCGAACAGCGCGAGCGGCAGCGCGAACTTCGTCACGCCGAGCTCGATCCGCGCGACGATGACGATCGTGGCGAGCCTGCCGATGATTATCGTCTACCCGTTCCTTCAGAAATACTTCGTCAAAGGCATGACCGTCGGCGGCGTGAAGGGCTGA
- a CDS encoding response regulator transcription factor, which translates to MIRIVLAEDQRLLLGALGSLIDLEEDMQVVGQATSGEDAVALVRKHKPDICIMDIEMPVMNGLEAAEQLKDSGCRVMILTTFARSGYFERALKAGVQAYLLKDSSSDELAISIRSVMEGRRLYAPELVDEVYNESNPLTEREREVMELVSAGKNTKEIASQLYLSSGTVRNYISVILDKLGVSNRIEAVSRFKEKGWFK; encoded by the coding sequence ATGATTCGAATCGTGCTCGCCGAGGACCAGCGGCTGCTGCTTGGCGCACTCGGCTCCCTCATCGACCTGGAGGAGGACATGCAGGTCGTCGGCCAGGCGACGAGCGGCGAGGATGCCGTCGCGCTCGTGCGCAAGCACAAGCCCGACATCTGCATCATGGACATCGAGATGCCCGTCATGAATGGGCTCGAGGCGGCCGAGCAGCTGAAGGACAGCGGCTGCCGCGTCATGATCCTGACGACGTTCGCGCGCAGCGGCTATTTCGAGCGGGCGCTCAAGGCCGGCGTGCAGGCCTATCTGCTCAAGGACAGCTCGAGCGACGAGCTCGCCATATCGATCCGCAGCGTCATGGAAGGCCGCCGCCTGTACGCGCCCGAGCTCGTCGACGAAGTGTACAACGAGAGCAACCCGCTCACGGAACGAGAGCGGGAAGTGATGGAGCTCGTCTCCGCCGGTAAGAACACCAAGGAGATCGCGAGCCAGCTGTATCTTTCGAGCGGCACCGTGCGCAACTACATCTCCGTCATCCTCGACAAGCTCGGCGTCAGCAACCGCATCGAGGCCGTCTCCCGCTTCAAGGAGAAGGGCTGGTTCAAATAA
- a CDS encoding sensor histidine kinase produces the protein MQQKWNQILPRNTGLGPYIWLAFIVLPFYFIFRYPDTGSILAGSLMVAVFFICYRLTREGRGWRMYTGIAIQMAISAAMTIYFHYPYFGFFLAFYIGNTRSRAGFTSLYVVHLVLVAATIYAAYFMQNRFFIQQSPFVAILLIGVSVLPFSRYNWLKQERLQGQLEDANRRIADLLVLEERQRIALDLHDTLGQQLSLIRLKSDLAGKLVSKNPERARAEMSDVHQTARIALQEVRDMVSHMRGARLEDELGRVGQILRAAEIEFELIGDPKLAHTSRFTENVLSMCIKEAVTNVVKHSRASRCLVRIEQKPDLLRVLVQDDGIGMRPPRAQDRGNGLQGMKERLEFINGSLQIGNAAGMDSKPSGSKAPGTEASRASAPMPAGGRGAGGDSAHGRPGTTIYMIAPHNVSRMEKEDSL, from the coding sequence ATGCAGCAAAAATGGAACCAGATCCTGCCGCGCAATACCGGGCTCGGACCTTATATCTGGCTGGCCTTCATCGTCCTGCCGTTCTACTTCATCTTCCGCTACCCGGATACGGGCAGCATTCTCGCCGGCAGCCTCATGGTTGCCGTCTTTTTCATCTGCTACCGGCTCACGCGCGAGGGCCGAGGCTGGCGGATGTACACCGGCATCGCGATCCAGATGGCCATATCCGCGGCGATGACGATCTATTTCCACTACCCGTACTTCGGCTTCTTCCTGGCGTTCTACATCGGCAACACGCGCAGCCGGGCCGGCTTCACGAGCCTCTATGTCGTGCATCTCGTGCTCGTCGCCGCCACGATCTACGCCGCTTACTTCATGCAGAACCGCTTTTTCATCCAGCAGTCTCCGTTCGTCGCGATCCTGCTCATCGGGGTGTCGGTGCTGCCGTTCAGCCGCTACAACTGGCTCAAGCAGGAGCGGCTCCAAGGCCAGCTCGAGGACGCCAACCGGCGGATCGCCGACCTGCTTGTGCTGGAGGAACGGCAGCGGATCGCGCTCGACCTGCATGATACGCTCGGCCAGCAGCTGTCGCTCATCCGCCTCAAGAGCGACCTCGCCGGCAAGCTCGTATCCAAAAATCCCGAGCGGGCGCGCGCCGAGATGAGCGACGTGCACCAGACGGCGCGCATCGCGCTGCAGGAAGTGCGCGACATGGTCTCGCACATGCGGGGAGCCCGGCTCGAGGACGAGCTCGGACGGGTCGGCCAGATCCTGCGCGCGGCGGAAATCGAGTTCGAGCTGATCGGCGATCCGAAGCTCGCGCATACGTCCCGCTTCACCGAGAACGTGCTCAGCATGTGCATCAAGGAAGCGGTCACGAACGTCGTCAAGCACAGCCGGGCTTCCCGCTGCCTCGTGCGCATCGAGCAGAAGCCCGACCTGCTGCGCGTGCTCGTGCAGGACGACGGCATCGGCATGCGGCCGCCGCGCGCCCAGGATCGGGGCAACGGCCTGCAGGGCATGAAGGAGCGGCTGGAGTTCATCAACGGCAGCCTCCAGATCGGCAACGCCGCCGGGATGGATTCGAAGCCGTCCGGCTCGAAGGCTCCGGGGACGGAAGCCTCGAGAGCTTCCGCGCCGATGCCGGCGGGAGGGCGAGGCGCCGGAGGGGACAGCGCGCACGGACGGCCGGGCACGACGATCTACATGATCGCCCCTCACAACGTCAGCCGCATGGAAAAGGAGGATTCCCTATGA
- a CDS encoding fatty acid desaturase: protein MNQTKQLRKMIAPFERNDRSASVRQLLNTIPPFILLWIAAYASLQVSYALTLLLSALAAGFLIRSFIIFHDCCHGSFFRSRKANDALGTLLGILTLFPYEQWKHSHNIHHAGSGNLERRGTGDMWLLTVKEYKEASTWTKLRYRIYRNPFVLFVIGPIALILITYRFNEKGARLKERRNTWLTNAGIAALYALLIWAIGWQSFLLVQLPVFWISGAAGIWLFYVQHQFEDSYFEHEEEWDYVKAAVEGSSFYKLPAWLQWLTGNIGYHHVHHLSPRVPNYHLQQAHEAAPPLEHATTITLRTSLKSLRFNLWDDERRQFVTFREGIRRAAELPLRSTGRPA, encoded by the coding sequence ATGAACCAGACGAAACAGCTTCGCAAGATGATCGCTCCCTTCGAGCGCAACGACCGTTCCGCCAGCGTGCGCCAGCTGCTCAATACGATTCCGCCGTTCATCCTATTGTGGATCGCGGCTTATGCCAGCTTGCAGGTCTCCTATGCCTTGACGCTGCTGCTGTCCGCGCTCGCGGCCGGCTTCCTCATCCGCAGCTTCATCATCTTTCACGACTGCTGCCACGGCTCGTTCTTCCGCAGCCGCAAGGCCAACGACGCGCTCGGCACGCTGCTCGGCATCCTGACGCTGTTCCCGTACGAGCAATGGAAGCACAGCCACAACATCCACCATGCCGGCAGCGGCAACCTGGAGCGCCGCGGCACGGGCGACATGTGGCTGCTCACCGTCAAGGAGTACAAGGAAGCATCGACGTGGACCAAGCTGCGCTACCGCATCTACCGCAATCCGTTCGTGCTGTTCGTAATCGGACCGATCGCGCTCATCCTCATTACCTATCGCTTCAACGAAAAAGGCGCTCGCCTCAAGGAGCGCCGCAACACGTGGCTGACCAATGCCGGCATCGCCGCCCTCTACGCGCTGCTCATCTGGGCGATCGGCTGGCAGTCGTTCCTGCTCGTGCAGCTGCCGGTATTCTGGATCTCCGGCGCCGCCGGCATCTGGCTGTTCTATGTCCAGCATCAGTTCGAGGACTCGTACTTCGAGCATGAGGAAGAGTGGGACTACGTCAAGGCGGCCGTAGAAGGCAGCTCGTTCTACAAGCTGCCCGCCTGGCTGCAATGGCTGACCGGCAACATCGGCTACCACCATGTGCATCACTTGAGCCCGCGCGTGCCGAACTATCATCTGCAGCAGGCCCACGAGGCCGCGCCTCCGCTGGAGCATGCGACGACGATTACGCTGCGCACGAGCCTGAAGTCGCTGCGCTTCAATCTGTGGGACGACGAGCGCCGCCAGTTCGTCACGTTCCGCGAAGGCATCCGCCGAGCCGCGGAGCTCCCGCTCCGCTCCACCGGCCGTCCCGCCTGA
- a CDS encoding zinc ribbon domain-containing protein, whose amino-acid sequence MSIFDKMKQGAAEAARAAQQTMETARLKSQVALRQRDISRLKKEIGDAVFAAYMKDDMTASHDAAHRLCQQIVSAQGQIDQLEQRIRALKALKACASCGREADHEARYCPDCGASFPEEGVLPALQLEGQVHVLCGRCKAENPLDAKRCTRCGSELASWQ is encoded by the coding sequence ATGTCCATATTCGACAAAATGAAGCAAGGAGCGGCCGAAGCGGCGAGGGCCGCTCAGCAGACGATGGAGACCGCGCGGCTGAAGTCGCAGGTCGCGCTTCGCCAGCGCGACATCTCGCGGCTCAAGAAAGAGATCGGCGATGCCGTATTCGCCGCCTACATGAAGGACGACATGACGGCCTCTCATGATGCGGCCCACCGGCTGTGCCAGCAGATCGTGTCCGCGCAAGGGCAGATCGACCAGCTGGAGCAGCGCATCCGCGCGCTCAAGGCGCTCAAGGCCTGTGCGTCCTGCGGGCGGGAGGCCGACCATGAGGCTCGCTACTGCCCGGATTGCGGCGCGTCTTTTCCGGAGGAGGGCGTGCTGCCGGCGCTGCAGCTCGAGGGCCAGGTGCATGTGCTGTGCGGACGCTGCAAGGCGGAGAATCCGCTCGATGCGAAGCGCTGCACGCGCTGCGGCAGCGAGCTGGCTTCCTGGCAGTAG